The following proteins are co-located in the Macadamia integrifolia cultivar HAES 741 chromosome 3, SCU_Mint_v3, whole genome shotgun sequence genome:
- the LOC122073455 gene encoding probable receptor-like serine/threonine-protein kinase At5g57670 isoform X1 codes for MNSSQIRCLSDSARTMATPAPANKILIALPLDAQVSKALLLWAIGLVARPMDSVVAVHILVGKMSKRRHTRLRRAKAFVISMLGDFAEICQLKQVHLEARVGCGSSIGKGLIEEAKSIGADFLLVGGSRNQLQRGSLEVMKYCFKHAPDGCSVVSIGRRGKTHQDSDSDSRSITSEAGSQVSRSSLGSSGLNKDIHVSKSRRPLWKLFRFKEKRVNYSNKIMYQENHHSLKKTSWGKASPTSVLDGPEEGLQGTEDSFSMGDSSLSESPPLSTRSRDHQCRRHSYIWRCLSKIKLLFPFFRSSLDGTERELDRLSDKEKKPSWRCFSYGEISNATNNFHPDNMVGKGGFAEVYRGDLSDGRTIAVKRLAKDRRNEEKEEEFLSELGIIGHVSHPNTAYLIGCCIENGLHLIFNFSPNGTLDEALHGSTSKSLEWTVRYKIAIGVARGLHYLHKGCKRRIIHRDIKASNVLLGPDFEPQIADFGLAKWLPTQWTHHSVVPIEGTFGYLAPEYFMHGIVDEKTDVYALGVLLLEIITGRRPVDSSRQSLLLWAKPLMESGDIAELADPKLEGKYDINQMDRLVLTASYCVSRSSIWRPSMTEVLQILINGHSSEVARRWTMPCYAVDDKDDYSEDIDCWSHSSEIYLDELSI; via the exons ATGAATTCAAGTCAGATTCGGTGTCTTTCTGATTCAGCAAGGACAATGGCTACTCCTGCTCCTGCTAATAAGATACTCATTGCCCTTCCCCTTGATGCACAAGTAAGCAAAGCTCTTCTCTTATGGGCAATTGGACTTGTTGCTCGTCCAATGGATAGCGTTGTCGCCGTTCATATCCTCG TGGGCAAGATGTCAAAGAGGCGACACACCCGACTACGTCGAGCAAAGGCCTTTGTTATATCTATGCTTGGAGATTTCGCTGAGATTTGCCAACTTAAGCAG GTGCATCTGGAAGCAAGAGTAGGGTGTGGTTCTAGTATTGGGAAAGGTCTAATTGAGGAAGCCAAATCCATTGGAGCCGACTTTCTTCTTGTCGGTGGCTCCCGGAACCAATTACAGAG AGGCTCACTTGAAGTAATGAAATACTGCTTTAAGCATGCTCCAGATGGTTGTTCAGTAGTCTCAATTGGGAGGAGAGGGAAAACCCATCAAGATTCTGATTCAGATTCAAGGTCTATCACCTCTGAAG CAGGATCTCAAGTATCGAGATCAAGTTTGGGCTCGAGTGGATTGAACAAAGATATTCATGTCAGCAAGAGCAGACGCCCCCTCTGGAAGCTCTTTCGTTTCAAGGAGAAGAGAGTGAACTACTCGAACAAGATTATGTATCAAGAGAACCATCATTCCTTGAAAAAAACCAGCTGGGGAAAGGCTTCCCCTACATCTGTTCTTGATGGACCTGAAGAAGGATTGCAAGGCACAGAAGATTCCTTTAGTATGGGGGACTCTAGCCTCTCTGAGTCCCCTCCTCTGTCAACTAGGTCTCGAGATCACCAGTGCCGGCGCCATTCCTACATATGGAGATGCCTATCGAAAATCAAACTCTTATTTCCATTCTTCCGTTCCTCATTGGATGGAACAGAAAGGGAGCTTGATCGTTTATCTGATAAAGAGAAGAAGCCTTCATGGAGGTGTTTCAGCTATGGAGAGATTTCAAATGCAACAAATAATTTCCACCCAG ATAATATGGTTGGCAAAGGAGGGTTTGCTGAAGTGTATAGAGGTGATCTCTCTGATGGGAGAACAATAGCTGTGAAGAGATTAGCTAAGGACAGAAGgaatgaagagaaagaagaggagttCCTCAGTGAATTGGGCATTATAGGACATGTCAGCCATCCTAACACAGCATATTTAATTGGCTGCTGCATCGAAAATGGTCTCCATCTGATCTTCAACTTCTCACCAAATGGAACTCTTGATGAAGCATTGCATG GTAGCACATCCAAGTCACTAGAGTGGACAGTCAGATACAAGATTGCAATtggagttgcaaggggtctgcACTATCTTCACAAAGGCTGTAAGCGCCGAATAATTCATCGAGACATAAAAGCCTCTAATGTCCTTCTTGGGCCAGACTTTGAACCACAG ATTGCAGACTTTGGGCTAGCAAAATGGCTTCCTACACAATGGACTCATCACTCTGTTGTTCCAATAGAGGGTACATTTGGATACTTAGCACCGGAATACTTCATGCATGGAATTGTGGATGAGAAAACTGATGTTTATGCACTTGGAGTTCTCCTCTTGGAGATCATAACTGGCCGGAGACCGGTGGACTCATCAAGGCAAAGTCTTCTCCTTTGG GCAAAACCACTTATGGAATCTGGGGACATTGCTGAACTAGCTGATCCAAAACTTGAGGGAAAATATGATATTAATCAAATGGATAGATTAGTCCTGACTGCTTCTTATTGTGTAAGCCGGTCCTCTATATGGCGTCCATCGATGACTGAG GTTTTGCAAATTCTAATCAATGGGCACAGTTCTGAGGTTGCAAGGAGGTGGACAATGCCATGTTATGCAGTGGATGATAAAGATGATTACAGTGAAGACATTGACTGCTGGTCTCACTCTAGTGAAATTTATCTAGATGAATTGTCAATTTAG
- the LOC122073455 gene encoding probable receptor-like serine/threonine-protein kinase At5g57670 isoform X2 — protein sequence MNSSQIRCLSDSARTMATPAPANKILIALPLDAQVSKALLLWAIGLVARPMDSVVAVHILVGKMSKRRHTRLRRAKAFVISMLGDFAEICQLKQVHLEARVGCGSSIGKGLIEEAKSIGADFLLVGGSRNQLQRGSLEVMKYCFKHAPDGCSVVSIGRRGKTHQDSDSDSRSITSEGSQVSRSSLGSSGLNKDIHVSKSRRPLWKLFRFKEKRVNYSNKIMYQENHHSLKKTSWGKASPTSVLDGPEEGLQGTEDSFSMGDSSLSESPPLSTRSRDHQCRRHSYIWRCLSKIKLLFPFFRSSLDGTERELDRLSDKEKKPSWRCFSYGEISNATNNFHPDNMVGKGGFAEVYRGDLSDGRTIAVKRLAKDRRNEEKEEEFLSELGIIGHVSHPNTAYLIGCCIENGLHLIFNFSPNGTLDEALHGSTSKSLEWTVRYKIAIGVARGLHYLHKGCKRRIIHRDIKASNVLLGPDFEPQIADFGLAKWLPTQWTHHSVVPIEGTFGYLAPEYFMHGIVDEKTDVYALGVLLLEIITGRRPVDSSRQSLLLWAKPLMESGDIAELADPKLEGKYDINQMDRLVLTASYCVSRSSIWRPSMTEVLQILINGHSSEVARRWTMPCYAVDDKDDYSEDIDCWSHSSEIYLDELSI from the exons ATGAATTCAAGTCAGATTCGGTGTCTTTCTGATTCAGCAAGGACAATGGCTACTCCTGCTCCTGCTAATAAGATACTCATTGCCCTTCCCCTTGATGCACAAGTAAGCAAAGCTCTTCTCTTATGGGCAATTGGACTTGTTGCTCGTCCAATGGATAGCGTTGTCGCCGTTCATATCCTCG TGGGCAAGATGTCAAAGAGGCGACACACCCGACTACGTCGAGCAAAGGCCTTTGTTATATCTATGCTTGGAGATTTCGCTGAGATTTGCCAACTTAAGCAG GTGCATCTGGAAGCAAGAGTAGGGTGTGGTTCTAGTATTGGGAAAGGTCTAATTGAGGAAGCCAAATCCATTGGAGCCGACTTTCTTCTTGTCGGTGGCTCCCGGAACCAATTACAGAG AGGCTCACTTGAAGTAATGAAATACTGCTTTAAGCATGCTCCAGATGGTTGTTCAGTAGTCTCAATTGGGAGGAGAGGGAAAACCCATCAAGATTCTGATTCAGATTCAAGGTCTATCACCTCTGAAG GATCTCAAGTATCGAGATCAAGTTTGGGCTCGAGTGGATTGAACAAAGATATTCATGTCAGCAAGAGCAGACGCCCCCTCTGGAAGCTCTTTCGTTTCAAGGAGAAGAGAGTGAACTACTCGAACAAGATTATGTATCAAGAGAACCATCATTCCTTGAAAAAAACCAGCTGGGGAAAGGCTTCCCCTACATCTGTTCTTGATGGACCTGAAGAAGGATTGCAAGGCACAGAAGATTCCTTTAGTATGGGGGACTCTAGCCTCTCTGAGTCCCCTCCTCTGTCAACTAGGTCTCGAGATCACCAGTGCCGGCGCCATTCCTACATATGGAGATGCCTATCGAAAATCAAACTCTTATTTCCATTCTTCCGTTCCTCATTGGATGGAACAGAAAGGGAGCTTGATCGTTTATCTGATAAAGAGAAGAAGCCTTCATGGAGGTGTTTCAGCTATGGAGAGATTTCAAATGCAACAAATAATTTCCACCCAG ATAATATGGTTGGCAAAGGAGGGTTTGCTGAAGTGTATAGAGGTGATCTCTCTGATGGGAGAACAATAGCTGTGAAGAGATTAGCTAAGGACAGAAGgaatgaagagaaagaagaggagttCCTCAGTGAATTGGGCATTATAGGACATGTCAGCCATCCTAACACAGCATATTTAATTGGCTGCTGCATCGAAAATGGTCTCCATCTGATCTTCAACTTCTCACCAAATGGAACTCTTGATGAAGCATTGCATG GTAGCACATCCAAGTCACTAGAGTGGACAGTCAGATACAAGATTGCAATtggagttgcaaggggtctgcACTATCTTCACAAAGGCTGTAAGCGCCGAATAATTCATCGAGACATAAAAGCCTCTAATGTCCTTCTTGGGCCAGACTTTGAACCACAG ATTGCAGACTTTGGGCTAGCAAAATGGCTTCCTACACAATGGACTCATCACTCTGTTGTTCCAATAGAGGGTACATTTGGATACTTAGCACCGGAATACTTCATGCATGGAATTGTGGATGAGAAAACTGATGTTTATGCACTTGGAGTTCTCCTCTTGGAGATCATAACTGGCCGGAGACCGGTGGACTCATCAAGGCAAAGTCTTCTCCTTTGG GCAAAACCACTTATGGAATCTGGGGACATTGCTGAACTAGCTGATCCAAAACTTGAGGGAAAATATGATATTAATCAAATGGATAGATTAGTCCTGACTGCTTCTTATTGTGTAAGCCGGTCCTCTATATGGCGTCCATCGATGACTGAG GTTTTGCAAATTCTAATCAATGGGCACAGTTCTGAGGTTGCAAGGAGGTGGACAATGCCATGTTATGCAGTGGATGATAAAGATGATTACAGTGAAGACATTGACTGCTGGTCTCACTCTAGTGAAATTTATCTAGATGAATTGTCAATTTAG